Genomic DNA from Caldicellulosiruptor hydrothermalis 108:
ACAATAAAGGATTTAGGAGGTTCCTGCTCAGGGGTATTAAGGGTGTAAAGCTAAAGTAGAGTTTGGTTTGTATTGCCTATAACATAGAAAAATTAACGAAGATAATAATAGAGGGCTGGGGCAAAACTGCCACCCAACCCTTTTTTGTTTGCTATATAGTCTAATATTGGTATTTAATAGCATCAAATGCCCGATTCTGGTTATTAAAAATTATTGTTTTTAGACAGCCCTTTTTTCATAATGAGTCTTCCTGACCATAGAAAATTCACACTTTTTACTATTAACTGTTTAGAGTTTTTTTGTATAGATTTGGTGTAACTCCAAACTTGTTTTTGAATTCTTTAATAAAATGAGAAATATTTTCATACCCTATGTCATAACACACATTGGTAACATTTTCGAATTTTAATAACTCTTTTGCTTTATTAAGTTTTAAGTCTTTAATATATTCCTTTGGTGATTTCCCTGTAAACTTTTTAAAGTACTTGGTAAATTCATATTCTCTCATGTTAAATTCTTTGGCAATATCTGAAATTTTTAATTTGCGCAAATAGTTGGTGTTTATATAATCCAAGATATGATATATTTCTGAATTTTTATCGGTTATTATCTTCTCAGCACCTCTGTATTTGAAGATATCATATACAAACTCTTGAGTATATAAATCAAGGAGAAACTCTCTGTTAACTTTTCTACTTAAGAATGTATCAACAATCTTTTTGTATGTCTCTGTCAAATCTGGACTGTACTTTCCTACAAAAAGTACATTATTGACATTGCCAAGTTCATAAGGTTCAAACTCCATTTTTAGCTTGCTCAAAACGTGGTTTATTAAATAGCTGTCTATTTCTATAACTAATGCTTTAGTTTTTTCTTTAATTTCTAATTTAACTTTTGAATAAGGTGGCAAAATCACAAAACTATTACTGTCATACTTAAATTTTTCAGATTCATTTATTTCTACATATTTGTCTCCTTGTAAGATACTACAAAATCTTAGATAGTTTTTTGATGAATAACTTGCTCTTGTATAATCATCAAAATCATAATAAAGTATTCTAACATGTTCTGCCTCTAAAACAGATGTTGGTGTTAGGTCACTTACCATTTCTATACCCCCGGCAAAAATGAAATATTATTTGCAAAAAAGAATTAGAAGAAGAGAAAAAGTGCATGTTAAAATTATAACAACATTTGCAGCAGATGTGGAGGGGTAAATATGAAAACATATAGATTTTACATGCCGCCTATTAGTTTGATGGGAAGAGGATGTTTGAAGGATGTTGGGGAAGAAATCAAGGCTTTAGGCTATAAAAAAGCACTAATTGTAACAGATAAAGCGTTAGTAAAGATTGGTTTAGTTAAAAAAGTCACTGACATATTAGATGATGCAAATATAAGTTATGTAATATTCGATGAAACAAAACCCAATCCAACAGTAAAAAATGTTGAAGACGGCTTAAAAATCTTAAAAGACAATAATTGCGACTTTTTAATATCAATTGGAGGCGGCTCACCACATGATTGTGCCAAAGGTATAGGACTTGTTGCAACTAACGGAGGTTCAATAAAGGACTATGAAGGGGTAAACAAATCACAAAAACCGATACTTCCTCTTGTTGCTATCAATACAACTGCAGGAACAGGCAGTGAAGTGACAAGGTTTGCAATTATCACTGATGAGGATAGACATGTAAAGATGGCAATAGTTGACTGGCATGTAACACCACTTATTGCTGTAAACGACCCAGAACTTATGATTGAAATGCCAAAGTCACTGACTGCTGCAACTGGAATGGATGCGTTAACACATGCAATCGAAGCGTATCTATCTACTGATGCAACACCGGTTACAGATGCTTCAGCCTTGATGGCAATTGAATTGATTTTCAAATATCTGAAGAAAGCTGTTGAAAATGGCAATGATATTGAAGCAAGAGAAAAAATGGCATATGCTGAGTATTTGGCAGGGGTTGCATTTAACAATGCAGGTTTGGGCTATGTTCATGCAATGGCACATCAATTAGGAGGATTTTATGATTTACCACATGGGGTGTGCAATGCAGTGTTATTACCACATGTTTTGTCGTACAATTTAAAGGTGGTTCCTCACAGATTTATTGACATTGCAAAAGCAATGGGGATTGATGTGCAAGGAGTTTCGGCTGAGAAAGCCGGTGAAATGGTAATTGAGAGCATTAGGGCTTTGTCAAAAGAAATAGGAATACCAGCTGGTTTGAAAGAATTGGGTGTAAAAGATGAAGACATAAGGATTTTAGCTGAAAATGCTTTAAAAGATGCTTGTGGTTTGACAAATCCAAAACAAGCTACTGTAGAAGAGATAATGGAAATTTACAAATCGGCATTTTAAAAAATTTTGTAAAAACTAAAGGCGGGGGATTCTTGGATTGCCCGCCTTTAGTTTTTCTATTGAGATGAGATTTGACGTTTCTGGCTGTTAATTTAAGATGATAAAGGAATAAGATTTTATTGAAAAAGAAAGTTTTCCATTTTTTAAAGACAAGATTTTCCCAGATCCTTTAACTATTTTGCCGGCAAGCTTTATATTAGATGGCAGGGTTATAGTCTTTGATAATTCCTTGCCCGTGAAGTTAAAAATTAAAACCATCTTCTGATTATTGTAAACTCTTGCGAAACTAAGTGTATCAGCAGAGGTTTTAATTAACTGGAAGTCTCCTTTTAGTAATGGTAAGTTCTTTTTTCGGAAACCAATCATGTCTCTGTAGAAATTGAGTAAAGAATTTTTGTCTTTTTCTTGTTTTTCAACTGAAGCAACATCAGGGCCGCTATTGTAAAGGCTCATCTCCCAGTTTGTCTGTCCTTTTTTCCATGTCTCATACCATTTGAATGGCTCTCTAATATATTCATCTGGTTTTTGTCCTTTCATGCCAATTTCTTCACCATAGTAGATGAAAGGATTGCCAGGCAGTGTCAATAATAATGCTGCAGCTAATTTCATTTTGCTATTTGACCCGATTTCGGTATAAGCTCTGTTCATATCATGGTTTGTCAAAAATGGTGCATCAACAAATTGGGGATTGACATTTTTGTAGAGATTGTATATTGAAGAGAGGTTATTTTGCAAAGTTTGAGTATTTTCATATGTTACTCCTTCAATGATGTTTTGAGCAATAGTAAAATTAAAGCAAGAATCAAAAATCTTTGCATATTGCGCTATTCTTTGAGGGCTGTCCCACACTTCTGCTACAAGGTATACATCTTTTTTAATACTTCGACAGAATTTTGCATATTCTTCCCACCACGCAAGAGTATCTTTTTCTCTGCTCAAAGGATAAATATGCTTTGCAGCATCAAGCCTAAATCCATCTACTCCTTTTTCTAACCAGAACTTGGCAATTTTCTTCATCTCTTCTCTCACAGCTTTATTGTCAAAATTGAGATCGGGCATCTCAGACCAAAATATAGCGTTGTAGTAACTATCACCCTTTTTATACCATTGTTTTGTGCCAAGGTCTGATGGTTCATCGAAGTTTGTGTTTGGTGTTGCCCAGATATAATAGTTTCTGTACTTGCTATTTTTATTACTTGATGCTTCGATAAACCAAGGGTGTTTGCTGCTTGTGTGATTTATCATCATATCTATAATTACTTTGATACCCATCTTGTGAGCCTTTTTTATGAAGTTGACAAAATCCTCATTTGTACCATAGTCGGGATTGACTTTGTAATAGTCTGTTACATCATATCCGTGATAGCTTGGAGATTCAAATATTGGCATAAGCCAGATGGCATTTACACCCAAGGATTTGATATATGGAAGTTTTTCAGCCAAACCATTTATGTCCCCTATGCCATCACCATTACTATCATAAAATGACCTGACAAAAACTTCATAGAAAATCAAACCGTCTTTTTTAGTTTGAACTGGACTTTGAGAATTAGAAAGACCTGCCAAAAATGAACTGAGTCCAACTGCGAAAACGATAGCAAATATGAGTATGTACCTTAAGATTCTCTTCATTGAAATATTCCCCTTTCTCAAATGATAT
This window encodes:
- the yiaY gene encoding L-threonine dehydrogenase; amino-acid sequence: MKTYRFYMPPISLMGRGCLKDVGEEIKALGYKKALIVTDKALVKIGLVKKVTDILDDANISYVIFDETKPNPTVKNVEDGLKILKDNNCDFLISIGGGSPHDCAKGIGLVATNGGSIKDYEGVNKSQKPILPLVAINTTAGTGSEVTRFAIITDEDRHVKMAIVDWHVTPLIAVNDPELMIEMPKSLTAATGMDALTHAIEAYLSTDATPVTDASALMAIELIFKYLKKAVENGNDIEAREKMAYAEYLAGVAFNNAGLGYVHAMAHQLGGFYDLPHGVCNAVLLPHVLSYNLKVVPHRFIDIAKAMGIDVQGVSAEKAGEMVIESIRALSKEIGIPAGLKELGVKDEDIRILAENALKDACGLTNPKQATVEEIMEIYKSAF
- a CDS encoding alpha-amylase family glycosyl hydrolase, encoding MKRILRYILIFAIVFAVGLSSFLAGLSNSQSPVQTKKDGLIFYEVFVRSFYDSNGDGIGDINGLAEKLPYIKSLGVNAIWLMPIFESPSYHGYDVTDYYKVNPDYGTNEDFVNFIKKAHKMGIKVIIDMMINHTSSKHPWFIEASSNKNSKYRNYYIWATPNTNFDEPSDLGTKQWYKKGDSYYNAIFWSEMPDLNFDNKAVREEMKKIAKFWLEKGVDGFRLDAAKHIYPLSREKDTLAWWEEYAKFCRSIKKDVYLVAEVWDSPQRIAQYAKIFDSCFNFTIAQNIIEGVTYENTQTLQNNLSSIYNLYKNVNPQFVDAPFLTNHDMNRAYTEIGSNSKMKLAAALLLTLPGNPFIYYGEEIGMKGQKPDEYIREPFKWYETWKKGQTNWEMSLYNSGPDVASVEKQEKDKNSLLNFYRDMIGFRKKNLPLLKGDFQLIKTSADTLSFARVYNNQKMVLIFNFTGKELSKTITLPSNIKLAGKIVKGSGKILSLKNGKLSFSIKSYSFIILN
- a CDS encoding helix-turn-helix domain-containing protein, whose product is MVSDLTPTSVLEAEHVRILYYDFDDYTRASYSSKNYLRFCSILQGDKYVEINESEKFKYDSNSFVILPPYSKVKLEIKEKTKALVIEIDSYLINHVLSKLKMEFEPYELGNVNNVLFVGKYSPDLTETYKKIVDTFLSRKVNREFLLDLYTQEFVYDIFKYRGAEKIITDKNSEIYHILDYINTNYLRKLKISDIAKEFNMREYEFTKYFKKFTGKSPKEYIKDLKLNKAKELLKFENVTNVCYDIGYENISHFIKEFKNKFGVTPNLYKKTLNS